Below is a genomic region from Balneolaceae bacterium.
ACAAATACGAACTCTCCATGCAGATCGGCGGGCAGCGACTCTTCCCTGCCATACGGCAATCGTCCGTACAAGAGCGTGAAGAGACTATAGATCTGCGCACCCGGTTTCTCCTGCCGCCATCAGATCCGCGACGGGACGGGCGAACGCGCGCTCCATCCGGCGGAACTGCTGGAAGCCGCACTTCCGTCGTGACTCCTAATCTGCCGTACACGAGGATCTGTTTCTTCATGGCATCTATAAGGCTAGTCAGAAGATCCTAGTGATCCCTTTTCTCGATGGGCAGGCCCGCCTCGTTCCAGGAGCGGAAGCCCCCTTTGAGCGATTTGACGTCCCTGTATCCCATTTTCTGGAGGTTGTCGGCCGCCAGTGCGGAGCGGTATCCTCCTCCGCAGTAGAGAACCATCTCCGTATCCACGTCGGCCTCCTCTTCGATGTCGCGCTCTATCACGCCCTTGCCCAGGTACTCCGCGCCTGCGATGCGGGCCTCCTCCCACTCCTCGCGCTCGCGCACGTCAATCAGCCGGAAGTCGTCCTTCTTGTCCAGTTTCTCCTGCACCTCCTCCGGGGTTATCTCCTCCACGCGGGTGAGGGCGTCGTTGACCAGGGTGACGAATCGCTCGGAGTGTTGCTTGGACATGGGGGCAAAAATATGGGTTGGAAAGAGATTAGCGTTCGTGCGGCTTCCTTGCAAGTCGCATGCGGCGCCGAGTGTTCCCGTCCGACAGAGCCGGTCAGTTACGTGAAGAATTCTTTTCGATGAGTTCCTGGGCACTCTCCAGCGCGGCGTCGGTGATGTCCTCCCCGCTCATCAGTCCCGCCACCTCCCGCACATGCTCCTGTTCCGAAAGGGGCACGATACGCGTCACCGTCCTGCCGCCGGACTCCATTTTCTCCACGCGGTAGTGGCTGTGGGCCTGGCTGGCAATCTGCGGCTGGTGGGTGATGGCGATGATCTGGCAGCGGGAGGAGAGGCGCCGCATGGTGCGCCCCACCTTCTCGGAAATATGTCCGCTGATGCCGTTGTCGATTTCGTCGAAGATCATCACGGGCAGGGACTGCTCGCGGGCCAGGATGGATTTGAGGGCCAGCATCGCGCGGCTGATCTCCCCGCCTGAGGCGATCTTGGCCAGGGGTTTGGGCGCCTCCCCCTTGTTGGTGGAGATAAAGAGAGAAACGCGGTCCGAGCCGTGCTCGGTGCACTCCACCGGGGTGCCGTCGATCTGGATCCACCCCTCGTCGGCCTCGATCCACGACACCTGTACCTCCAGGCTGGCGTCGGGGATGCCCAGAGAGGCGAGCTCCTCCTCGATGGCCCCGGAGAGTTTCTCGCCCACCTCCAGGCGGCGCTCGTGCAGAGCCGCCGCCCGTTCTTTCAGCTGCCCGGAGACCTTGTCGATCTCCTTCTCCTTCTTCTCAATTTCAAGGTCGAAGTTCTCCGCCAGGTTGAGCTCTTTTTTGATCTCCCGGAGATAGTTGACCAACTCGGGGAGGGTACGGGCGTATTTTTTACGAAGGCGGTTCAGCTCCGACAGACGGCTGCGCAGCTCCTCCAGGCGTCGAGGATTGAACTCGATGCCGGAGCGGTAGCGTTCGGTAAAGCTGACGGTTTCCTGAATACTGATACGCGCCGAGGAGAGCTCCTCCAGGTAGGTCTCGAATTCGGGTTCGATGCGCGCCATGTCCTCCAGGTGCAGTTTCATGCGGTTGAGCAGTTCCATGACGCTCCCTCGTCGCCGCCGCCCATTTCCACCACGGCCGCCGCCTTCTCGTCCAATTCTTCGGCGTTGTCCAGCAGGTTCATCTCCGCCTCCAGCTCCTCCTCTTCGCCCGGTTCGATCTGGGCCTCCTCAAGTTCCTTTACCTGGAAGCTGTAGAGCTCACGCTTCTCCTCCAGCTCCGACTCGCGTTTGCGCAGCTTCCTGAGTTCGCTCCGAAGCCCGCGCATGCGGTCATAGACCTCACGGTAGCCGGCCAGCAGCTCATCCAGGTTGCCGAAGGCGTCCACCACCCCGCGGTGGTGCTCCTCGCGCAGCAGCATCTGGTGGTCATGCTGTCCGTGGAGGTCCACCAGCCGGTCGCCCACCTGGCGCAGCAGGGTGATAGTGACCGGGGTGTCGTTGATGAAGGCGCGGCTGCCGGCATCGCGAATCTCCCGGCGCAGGATCATCTCCCGGCGAAACTCCACGGCGTTTTCCTCCAGGAGGTCTTTCAGCTCCGGGTCCTCCTCCACATGAAGAATGCCCTCGGCGATGGCCTTGGAGGTGCCCTGGCGGATGACGTCGGTGTCGGCCCGCTCGCCCAGGATCATATTCAAGGCGCCGATAATGATGGACTTCCCCGCCCCGGTCTGCCCGGTAAGAATATTGAGCCCCTCACTGAACTGCACCTCCAGTTCGTCGATGAGCGCATAGTCTTTGATGTAGAGGGACTGGATCATGGGGAGGTGTTTCGTTGGCTGGCGCCCGGTTCAAAAGGAAATATCCGCCTTTGAGGGCTGAGGTTCAAATGGGCGCGAAATAAAAACGGCCCGCCCTCCCGGCAAAGCCGGAACGGGACAGGCCGTTTCCTCTCCTGTGGTAAAATCCTGCGCCCTGCAGGTCTCTCTTAATGAACAGTCACAGATAAGACCGTCGCGGGAGCCGATCCTTACAAAATTTTTCCCTATCATGAGGCGCTCTGCCTAACCGACTATTCAACAACCGCTTAGACGTGTCCGACAAGCAGAAGAATACCAAAACCACCGACTACCACTTTGAAGTCCCCGAGGGATATCGTGCGGGAGAGCGCCTGGACAAGTACATCACGGGCTTCGTGGAGAACGCCTCGCGCACCAAGGTACAGGAGGCCATCGAGGAGGGACATGTGCTGGTCAACGGCAAGCAGGAGAAGTCTTCATACAATTTGAAGGCGGGCGACATCATCGACATCTCCATCCCCAAGTCCCCTCCCCCGGAGGCCACGCCGGAAAAGATGGAGCTGGATATCATCTACGAGGACGACCATATCATTCTGGTGAACAAGCCCGCCGACATGGTGGTGCATCCCGCCTATGGCAACTGGACCGGCACCCTGGTGAACGGTCTCCTCTGGCATGCCGACGAGCTCTCGGAGCCCGACACCGACACCATCCGCCCTGGCATCGTACACCGGCTGGACAAGGACACCAGCGGCATCCTCGTGGTGGCCAAGAACGACGAGAGCCACCGCACGCTGAGTGAGTATTTCCGCACCAAGGAGATCGAACGCACCTACTGGGCGATCGTATGGGGGCGGCCGGAACAGGAGAAGGGCACCATCGAAGGAAACATCGGGCGCAACCCGAGAGACCGCAAGAAAATGGCGGTAGTACCCGCCGGTAAAGGCAAGCACGCCGTCACTCATTACGAGGTGCTGGAATACTTCGACCACCTGACCCTGGTCAAAGTGCAGCTGGAGACGGGACGAACCCACCAGATCCGCGTGCACTTCGCCCACATGCATATGTGGGTTTTCGGCGACCGGCAGTACGGGGGCGACTCGGTACGCTACGGACCCAATACCGGAAGCCGCAAGGCCATGTTCAACAACCTGCTGGCCGGCATGGAGCGGCAGTGCCTGCACGCCAAGACCCTCGGTTTCGATCACCCGCGCACGGGCGAGTACATGGAATTCCACTCCAAGCTGCCCGGCGACTTCCAGCAGGTGCTGGGGACGCTGCGCATGAATTGTTCATGATCAGGCGCGCCCTTTCGGAATCACATCGGAAACAAATGCCGGGAATATCATTTACGGATCATAACGGTGGCCTGGTCACCGACCAGCACCGCCGATTCACCAGAGGTTATGTGCACGTCATACA
It encodes:
- a CDS encoding rhodanese-like domain-containing protein, with the translated sequence MSKQHSERFVTLVNDALTRVEEITPEEVQEKLDKKDDFRLIDVREREEWEEARIAGAEYLGKGVIERDIEEEADVDTEMVLYCGGGYRSALAADNLQKMGYRDVKSLKGGFRSWNEAGLPIEKRDH
- a CDS encoding AAA family ATPase; this encodes MELLNRMKLHLEDMARIEPEFETYLEELSSARISIQETVSFTERYRSGIEFNPRRLEELRSRLSELNRLRKKYARTLPELVNYLREIKKELNLAENFDLEIEKKEKEIDKVSGQLKERAAALHERRLEVGEKLSGAIEEELASLGIPDASLEVQVSWIEADEGWIQIDGTPVECTEHGSDRVSLFISTNKGEAPKPLAKIASGGEISRAMLALKSILAREQSLPVMIFDEIDNGISGHISEKVGRTMRRLSSRCQIIAITHQPQIASQAHSHYRVEKMESGGRTVTRIVPLSEQEHVREVAGLMSGEDITDAALESAQELIEKNSSRN
- a CDS encoding AAA family ATPase, giving the protein MIQSLYIKDYALIDELEVQFSEGLNILTGQTGAGKSIIIGALNMILGERADTDVIRQGTSKAIAEGILHVEEDPELKDLLEENAVEFRREMILRREIRDAGSRAFINDTPVTITLLRQVGDRLVDLHGQHDHQMLLREEHHRGVVDAFGNLDELLAGYREVYDRMRGLRSELRKLRKRESELEEKRELYSFQVKELEEAQIEPGEEEELEAEMNLLDNAEELDEKAAAVVEMGGGDEGASWNCSTA
- a CDS encoding RluA family pseudouridine synthase codes for the protein MSDKQKNTKTTDYHFEVPEGYRAGERLDKYITGFVENASRTKVQEAIEEGHVLVNGKQEKSSYNLKAGDIIDISIPKSPPPEATPEKMELDIIYEDDHIILVNKPADMVVHPAYGNWTGTLVNGLLWHADELSEPDTDTIRPGIVHRLDKDTSGILVVAKNDESHRTLSEYFRTKEIERTYWAIVWGRPEQEKGTIEGNIGRNPRDRKKMAVVPAGKGKHAVTHYEVLEYFDHLTLVKVQLETGRTHQIRVHFAHMHMWVFGDRQYGGDSVRYGPNTGSRKAMFNNLLAGMERQCLHAKTLGFDHPRTGEYMEFHSKLPGDFQQVLGTLRMNCS